In Oncorhynchus tshawytscha isolate Ot180627B linkage group LG28, Otsh_v2.0, whole genome shotgun sequence, a genomic segment contains:
- the LOC112226662 gene encoding integrin alpha-6-like isoform X1 has product MGLRFIQCISYLSLLLHLEWTHVSAFNLDTENVIEKKGEPGSLFGFSLAMHWQLSPLDKRMLLVGAPRAKALRGQKAKITGGLYNCDTASTSSSCSRVQFDNDEDVNTESKENQWMGVTVNSQGPGGKIVTCAHRYQRRLFVNTAQESRDITGRCYVLSQDLTIGTESDEDGGNWRFCEGRARGHERFGSCQQGLSATFTRDYHYLVFGAPGAYNWKGVVRVEQKNNTLLEMGFYDDGPYEVGDENRLDPDLVPVPANSYLGFSLDSGKAITKKGQLTVVAGAPRANHSGAVVLLKKETEASTMLSPEHILEGEGLASSFGYDLAVVDLTGDGWEDIVVGAPQFFEKDGEVGGAIYVYVNKGGDWSKVTPTRIDGPRDSMFGLAVENLGDLNLDGYQDIAVGAPYYDSGSGKVFIYHGSAQGINIKPAQVLSGVPSETKLFGYSLAGNMDLDRNSYPDLAVGSLSDSVFVYRTRPVISIQKVVKTTPKEIDLTKKNCGNSICLEVEACFSYTANPKSYSPRLTVAYSFEVEAERRKKGLPPRVTFSTRSSDDNDYQSTGVLILSGQGKKECITARLTLQENIKDKLRGIPIDVTVEIKNSKRKRRALPELPPILDSNEPITARAEVSFLKEGCGSDNVCQSNVQLQHRFCYREPNKDVFHPLPVEDGVPVVSLSDQKDIALEITVTNQNGDDAHEAALVASFPPSLSYSASRSAPNADKQVICVTNTNGSQADCELGNPFKRGSEATFYIILSTAGISLNTTELEIDLKLETTSDQQNVARVKAKAKVVIELLLSLTGVAKPSQVYFTGEVKGESAMHSEGDIGSPIEYEFRVINLGKPLKTYGSAALIVNWPKETVEGKWLLYLMKIDSRGLEQITCSPEREINSLAVKEEQSSTRRRRAVVETDKPQEGTIARLTDKRKYTTLSCEDGAKCVEIRCPLQGLDSNAVILLRSRLWNSTFLEEYSKLNYLDVIVKASLRVDGAAKNMVLRNAETQVRVTVFPERRVAQYGGLPWWIILVAILLGLLLLGLLVFLLWKCGFFRRSKYDDSVPSYNAVRIQKEEKDQLGSLEKKAWITSWSENESYS; this is encoded by the exons ATGGGGTTGAGATTTATACAATGTATCTCATATCTTTCGCTTCTCCTTCACCTGGAATGGACGCACGTATCGGCTTTCAACCTGGACACAGAAAACGTCATTGAAAAGAAAGGAGAGCCCGGGAGCCTTTTCGGCTTCTCTCTGGCTATGCATTGGCAATTAAGTCCGTTGGATAAAAGAAT GTTGCTGGTTGGTGCTCCAAGGGCCAAAGCTCTGAGAGGTCAGAAGGCAAAGATCACAGGAGGACTCTACAACTGCGACACCGCTTCCACTTCCTCCAGCTGTAGCCGAGTGCAGTTCGACAACGATG AGGACGTGAACACCGAGAGTAAGGAGAACCAATGGATGGGTGTAACAGTAAACAGCCAGGGGCCGGGAGGAAAGATTGTG aCGTGTGCCCACCGCTACCAGCGGCGTCTGTTTGTGAACACAGCCCAGGAGTCACGTGACATCACAGGGCGGTGTTACGTGCTGAGCCAGGACCTGACCATCGGTACCGAGTCTGATGAGGACGGAGGGAACTGGAGGTTCTGTGAGGGGCGGGCACGCGGCCATGAGAGGTTTGGTTCATGCCAACAGGGTCTGTCTGCCACCTTCACTAGGGACTACCACTACCTGGTATTTGGTGCCCCTGGAGCGTACAACTGGAAAG GTGTGGTGAGAGTAGAGCAGAAGAACAACACTCTGTTGGAGATGGGCTTCTATGACGACGGGCCCTATGAGGTGGGCGATGAGAACCGGTTAGACCCAGACCTGGTCCCCGTGCCCGCTAACAGTTACTTGG GCTTCTCTCTGGACTCGGGGAAGGCCATCACTAAGAAGGGTCAGCTGACCGTGGTCGCCGGTGCCCCGAGAGCCAATCACAGCGGGGCAGTGGTGTTGCTAAAGAAGGAGACCGAAGCGTCCACCATGTTGTCACCAGAGCACATCCTGGAAGGGGAGGGGCTGGCCTCGTCGTTCGGCTACGACCTCGCTGTGGTGGATCTGACCGGCGACGG GTGGGAGGACATCGTGGTGGGAGCCCCGCAGTTTTTTGAGAAGGACGGGGAGGTAGGCGGAGCCATTTATGTCTATGTTAACAAGGGCGGAGACTGGAGTAAGGTCACGCCCACCAGGATAGATGGACCTCGGGACTCCATGTTTGGACTGGCCGTAGAAAACCTGGGAGATCTCAACCTGGACGGCTATCAGG acaTCGCTGTGGGAGCACCCTATTATGACAGTGGGTCAGGGAAGGTGTTCATCTACCACGGCTCAGCTCAGGGCATCAACATCAAACCGGCGCAGGTGTTGTCAGGGGTGCCATCGGAGACAAAGCTGTTTGGTTATTCTCTAGCTGGTAACATGGACTTGGACAGGAACTCGTACCCTGACCTGGCCGTAGGATCTCTCTCCGACTCTGTGTTCGTCTACAG GACTCGGCCAGTCATTAGCATCCAGAAGGTTGTCAAGACAACCCCAAAGGAGATCGATCTGACTAAGAAAAACTGTGGCAACAGCATCTG CTTGGAGGTAGAAGCCTGCTTCTCCTACACCGCCAACCCAAAATCCTACAGCCCCAGACTGA cgGTGGCGTACTCCTTTGAGGTGGAGGCGGAGCGTCGGAAGAAGGGTCTCCCTCCCAGAGTGACCTTCTCCACGCGTTCCAGCGACGACAACGACTACCAGTCCACCGGTGTTCTCATCCTCAGTGGGCAGGGCAAGAAGGAGTGTATCACCGCCAGACTCACACTACAG GAGAACATTAAGGACAAGCTCAGGGGAATCCCCATCGACGTTACCGTGGAGATAAAGAACTCCAAAAGGAAAAGAAGAGCGCTCCCAGAACTCCCGCCCATCCTCGACTCCAACGAGCCTATCACGGCCCGCGCTGAG gtgagctTCCTGAAGGAGGGCTGTGGCAGTGATAATGTGTGTCAGAGCAACGTACAGCTCCAGCATCGCTTCTGCTACAGAGAGCCCAACAAGGACGTCTTCCATCCACTACCTGT GGAGGATGGGGTGCCGGTAGTCTCCCTTAGCGACCAGAAGGACATCGCCCTGGAGATCACGGTGACCAACCAGAATGGAGATGATGCCCACGAGGCGGCATTGGTTGCCTCCTTCCCCCCCTCGCTCTCCTACTCTGCCTCCCGCTCTGCACCCAACGCG GACAAGCAGGTGATCTGTGTGACCAATACGAACGGCTCTCAGGCAGACTGTGAGCTGGGGAACCCCTTCAAGCGAGGCTCAGAG GCGACGTTCTACATCATCTTGAGCACAGCAGGCATCTCTCTGAACACCACAGAGCTGGAGATAGACCTGAAGCTGGAGAC AACGAGTGACCAGCAAAACGTGGCCAGAGTCAAGGCCAAGGCCAAAGTGGTGATCGAGCTGCTGCTGTCCCTCACAGG AGTGGCCAAGCCCTCCCAGGTCTACTTTACTGGAGAGGTCAAAGGTGAGAGCGCCATGCATTCCGAAGGAGACATCGGCAGCCCCATCGAGTACGAGTTCAGG GTGATTAACCTGGGGAAGCCCCTGAAGACATACGGCAGCGCCGCCCTGATCGTCAATTGGCCAAAGGAGACGGTGGAGGGGAAGTGGCTCCTGTACCTCATGAAGATCGACTCCAGGGGTCTGGAACAGATCACCTGCTCCCCTGAGAGAGAGATCAACTCACTTGCCGTCAAAGAG GAGCAGAGCAGCACCCGGAGAAGACGAGCCGTAGTGGAGACAGACAAACCTCAGGAGGGAACCATCGCACGACTGACTGACAAGAGGAAATACACTACTTTG tcgTGTGAGGACGGGGCAAAGTGTGTGGAGATTCGCTGCCCCCTTCAGGGCCTGGACAGTAATGCAGTCATCCTGCTCAGATCTCGCCTCTGGAACAGCACATTCCTGGAG GAGTACTCCAAGCTGAACTATCTGGACGTGATCGTGAAAGCCTCTCTCAGAGTGGACGGAGCAGCCAAAAACATGGTCCTGAGGAACGCAGAGACACAG GTGAGAGTGACGGTGTTCCCAGAGCGTCGTGTGGCTCAGTACGGAGGACTCCCATGGTGGATCATCCTGGTAGCCATCTTGTTAGGGCTGCTGCTGCTCGGCCTGCTGGTCTTCCTGCTGTGGAAG TGTGGGTTTTTCAGACGCTCCAAGTACGACGACAGCGTTCCCAGTTATAATGCGGTGCGGATACAAAAGGAGGAGAAAGACCAACTGGGAAGCCTGGAAAAGAAAGCCTGGATAACGAGCTGGAGTGAGAACGAGAGTTACTCTTAA
- the LOC112226662 gene encoding integrin alpha-6-like isoform X2, with protein MGLRFIQCISYLSLLLHLEWTHVSAFNLDTENVIEKKGEPGSLFGFSLAMHWQLSPLDKRMLLVGAPRAKALRGQKAKITGGLYNCDTASTSSSCSRVQFDNDEDVNTESKENQWMGVTVNSQGPGGKIVTCAHRYQRRLFVNTAQESRDITGRCYVLSQDLTIGTESDEDGGNWRFCEGRARGHERFGSCQQGLSATFTRDYHYLVFGAPGAYNWKGVVRVEQKNNTLLEMGFYDDGPYEVGDENRLDPDLVPVPANSYLGFSLDSGKAITKKGQLTVVAGAPRANHSGAVVLLKKETEASTMLSPEHILEGEGLASSFGYDLAVVDLTGDGWEDIVVGAPQFFEKDGEVGGAIYVYVNKGGDWSKVTPTRIDGPRDSMFGLAVENLGDLNLDGYQDIAVGAPYYDSGSGKVFIYHGSAQGINIKPAQVLSGVPSETKLFGYSLAGNMDLDRNSYPDLAVGSLSDSVFVYRTRPVISIQKVVKTTPKEIDLTKKNCGNSICLEVEACFSYTANPKSYSPRLTVAYSFEVEAERRKKGLPPRVTFSTRSSDDNDYQSTGVLILSGQGKKECITARLTLQENIKDKLRGIPIDVTVEIKNSKRKRRALPELPPILDSNEPITARAEVSFLKEGCGSDNVCQSNVQLQHRFCYREPNKDVFHPLPVEDGVPVVSLSDQKDIALEITVTNQNGDDAHEAALVASFPPSLSYSASRSAPNADKQVICVTNTNGSQADCELGNPFKRGSEATFYIILSTAGISLNTTELEIDLKLETTSDQQNVARVKAKAKVVIELLLSLTGVAKPSQVYFTGEVKGESAMHSEGDIGSPIEYEFRVINLGKPLKTYGSAALIVNWPKETVEGKWLLYLMKIDSRGLEQITCSPEREINSLAVKEEQSSTRRRRAVVETDKPQEGTIARLTDKRKYTTLSCEDGAKCVEIRCPLQGLDSNAVILLRSRLWNSTFLEEYSKLNYLDVIVKASLRVDGAAKNMVLRNAETQVRVTVFPERRVAQYGGLPWWIILVAILLGLLLLGLLVFLLWKCGFFGKKKEDVPPSDKERLTSSDA; from the exons ATGGGGTTGAGATTTATACAATGTATCTCATATCTTTCGCTTCTCCTTCACCTGGAATGGACGCACGTATCGGCTTTCAACCTGGACACAGAAAACGTCATTGAAAAGAAAGGAGAGCCCGGGAGCCTTTTCGGCTTCTCTCTGGCTATGCATTGGCAATTAAGTCCGTTGGATAAAAGAAT GTTGCTGGTTGGTGCTCCAAGGGCCAAAGCTCTGAGAGGTCAGAAGGCAAAGATCACAGGAGGACTCTACAACTGCGACACCGCTTCCACTTCCTCCAGCTGTAGCCGAGTGCAGTTCGACAACGATG AGGACGTGAACACCGAGAGTAAGGAGAACCAATGGATGGGTGTAACAGTAAACAGCCAGGGGCCGGGAGGAAAGATTGTG aCGTGTGCCCACCGCTACCAGCGGCGTCTGTTTGTGAACACAGCCCAGGAGTCACGTGACATCACAGGGCGGTGTTACGTGCTGAGCCAGGACCTGACCATCGGTACCGAGTCTGATGAGGACGGAGGGAACTGGAGGTTCTGTGAGGGGCGGGCACGCGGCCATGAGAGGTTTGGTTCATGCCAACAGGGTCTGTCTGCCACCTTCACTAGGGACTACCACTACCTGGTATTTGGTGCCCCTGGAGCGTACAACTGGAAAG GTGTGGTGAGAGTAGAGCAGAAGAACAACACTCTGTTGGAGATGGGCTTCTATGACGACGGGCCCTATGAGGTGGGCGATGAGAACCGGTTAGACCCAGACCTGGTCCCCGTGCCCGCTAACAGTTACTTGG GCTTCTCTCTGGACTCGGGGAAGGCCATCACTAAGAAGGGTCAGCTGACCGTGGTCGCCGGTGCCCCGAGAGCCAATCACAGCGGGGCAGTGGTGTTGCTAAAGAAGGAGACCGAAGCGTCCACCATGTTGTCACCAGAGCACATCCTGGAAGGGGAGGGGCTGGCCTCGTCGTTCGGCTACGACCTCGCTGTGGTGGATCTGACCGGCGACGG GTGGGAGGACATCGTGGTGGGAGCCCCGCAGTTTTTTGAGAAGGACGGGGAGGTAGGCGGAGCCATTTATGTCTATGTTAACAAGGGCGGAGACTGGAGTAAGGTCACGCCCACCAGGATAGATGGACCTCGGGACTCCATGTTTGGACTGGCCGTAGAAAACCTGGGAGATCTCAACCTGGACGGCTATCAGG acaTCGCTGTGGGAGCACCCTATTATGACAGTGGGTCAGGGAAGGTGTTCATCTACCACGGCTCAGCTCAGGGCATCAACATCAAACCGGCGCAGGTGTTGTCAGGGGTGCCATCGGAGACAAAGCTGTTTGGTTATTCTCTAGCTGGTAACATGGACTTGGACAGGAACTCGTACCCTGACCTGGCCGTAGGATCTCTCTCCGACTCTGTGTTCGTCTACAG GACTCGGCCAGTCATTAGCATCCAGAAGGTTGTCAAGACAACCCCAAAGGAGATCGATCTGACTAAGAAAAACTGTGGCAACAGCATCTG CTTGGAGGTAGAAGCCTGCTTCTCCTACACCGCCAACCCAAAATCCTACAGCCCCAGACTGA cgGTGGCGTACTCCTTTGAGGTGGAGGCGGAGCGTCGGAAGAAGGGTCTCCCTCCCAGAGTGACCTTCTCCACGCGTTCCAGCGACGACAACGACTACCAGTCCACCGGTGTTCTCATCCTCAGTGGGCAGGGCAAGAAGGAGTGTATCACCGCCAGACTCACACTACAG GAGAACATTAAGGACAAGCTCAGGGGAATCCCCATCGACGTTACCGTGGAGATAAAGAACTCCAAAAGGAAAAGAAGAGCGCTCCCAGAACTCCCGCCCATCCTCGACTCCAACGAGCCTATCACGGCCCGCGCTGAG gtgagctTCCTGAAGGAGGGCTGTGGCAGTGATAATGTGTGTCAGAGCAACGTACAGCTCCAGCATCGCTTCTGCTACAGAGAGCCCAACAAGGACGTCTTCCATCCACTACCTGT GGAGGATGGGGTGCCGGTAGTCTCCCTTAGCGACCAGAAGGACATCGCCCTGGAGATCACGGTGACCAACCAGAATGGAGATGATGCCCACGAGGCGGCATTGGTTGCCTCCTTCCCCCCCTCGCTCTCCTACTCTGCCTCCCGCTCTGCACCCAACGCG GACAAGCAGGTGATCTGTGTGACCAATACGAACGGCTCTCAGGCAGACTGTGAGCTGGGGAACCCCTTCAAGCGAGGCTCAGAG GCGACGTTCTACATCATCTTGAGCACAGCAGGCATCTCTCTGAACACCACAGAGCTGGAGATAGACCTGAAGCTGGAGAC AACGAGTGACCAGCAAAACGTGGCCAGAGTCAAGGCCAAGGCCAAAGTGGTGATCGAGCTGCTGCTGTCCCTCACAGG AGTGGCCAAGCCCTCCCAGGTCTACTTTACTGGAGAGGTCAAAGGTGAGAGCGCCATGCATTCCGAAGGAGACATCGGCAGCCCCATCGAGTACGAGTTCAGG GTGATTAACCTGGGGAAGCCCCTGAAGACATACGGCAGCGCCGCCCTGATCGTCAATTGGCCAAAGGAGACGGTGGAGGGGAAGTGGCTCCTGTACCTCATGAAGATCGACTCCAGGGGTCTGGAACAGATCACCTGCTCCCCTGAGAGAGAGATCAACTCACTTGCCGTCAAAGAG GAGCAGAGCAGCACCCGGAGAAGACGAGCCGTAGTGGAGACAGACAAACCTCAGGAGGGAACCATCGCACGACTGACTGACAAGAGGAAATACACTACTTTG tcgTGTGAGGACGGGGCAAAGTGTGTGGAGATTCGCTGCCCCCTTCAGGGCCTGGACAGTAATGCAGTCATCCTGCTCAGATCTCGCCTCTGGAACAGCACATTCCTGGAG GAGTACTCCAAGCTGAACTATCTGGACGTGATCGTGAAAGCCTCTCTCAGAGTGGACGGAGCAGCCAAAAACATGGTCCTGAGGAACGCAGAGACACAG GTGAGAGTGACGGTGTTCCCAGAGCGTCGTGTGGCTCAGTACGGAGGACTCCCATGGTGGATCATCCTGGTAGCCATCTTGTTAGGGCTGCTGCTGCTCGGCCTGCTGGTCTTCCTGCTGTGGAAG TGCGGTTTCTTCGGGAAAAAGAAAGAGGATGTGCCACCCTCTGACAAAGAGAGATTGACGTCTTCTGACGCGTAA